TGGGGATGCGCAGCTTGACGCCGTTGTCGAGCGTGACTTCCGTCGGGTTGCCCGAGCTGCCGCGGGTCGTCGTGCCGATCAGCGTGACGTTGGGGCAGGCCTGCATCATGAGCGTAAACCACTCGGCGGAGCTCATGCAGCGGCCGCTGATGAGGCAGGCGACCGGGCCGGTGAAGAAGTGGCCATTGCTGGGTTCCAGCACCTTGTCCTGCAGGGCGGCGAAGTCGTCATGGCTGGGGCCGTTGCGGGTCTTGGTGTGGCCGTAGGTCACGGGGTCCAGCGTGAAGTGCGACGCGATCTCGGCGGCGAAGTTCTCGTTGCCGCCATTGTTCGGCCGCAGGTCGAGAATCATGCCGTCCGCACCCGCGTAGGTGTTGAAGAGGTCGGTGATGTCCGCCGCCGTGATGGCGCTCGTGGCGTTGGTGTCGAGCGTATCGACGCGGATATAGGCGATATTGTCCTGGAACCACGAGTGCCAGATGACGTTGTCGCCGAGCGTCTCGTAGGTGTCATCGTTGGTGTAGCGCTTGCGCGGCGTCGAGGGATACGTCTGGGGGATGTCCTGCGTATAGACCTCGACGTAGGTGCCGTCCGGCTTCTGGACGCTGACGTGCCAGTCGTGCAGTTCGCGGAGCATGGGGGCGAGAGCCTCGGCGAAGGCGTCGGCCGACAGGTCATCGGCGAAGTCCGGTCGATATTGCGCCTTCAGCGCATCCCAGTCGATGCCCTTGTAATGGAAGTATGAGTAGGTCTCGTCGAACGCGGCCCACGCCTGGTCGAACACCGCCTGGGCG
This DNA window, taken from Phycisphaerae bacterium, encodes the following:
- a CDS encoding S41 family peptidase, which gives rise to MMRCFYGVLLLSLTITLVPGGCPTDGLLPDANDPVDLNDPTGLDDDFDPFDGNDPADWDDDFDPFDGNDPTDADDDDDDNDDATTGAQAVFDQAWAAFDETYSYFHYKGIDWDALKAQYRPDFADDLSADAFAEALAPMLRELHDWHVSVQKPDGTYVEVYTQDIPQTYPSTPRKRYTNDDTYETLGDNVIWHSWFQDNIAYIRVDTLDTNATSAITAADITDLFNTYAGADGMILDLRPNNGGNENFAAEIASHFTLDPVTYGHTKTRNGPSHDDFAALQDKVLEPSNGHFFTGPVACLISGRCMSSAEWFTLMMQACPNVTLIGTTTRGSSGNPTEVTLDNGVKLRIPTWIAYTPAMVEIEDRGIAPDIAVAADASFDGEHDYVIERAIEELTK